One genomic region from Portunus trituberculatus isolate SZX2019 chromosome 5, ASM1759143v1, whole genome shotgun sequence encodes:
- the LOC123515391 gene encoding uncharacterized protein LOC123515391 codes for MEDEEGDRAGGGAAGEVTEGGVEESGSVTAMGGRWVRVVAVLRGDCSAVNMSDTRRVFAEFVASLSSLLLYGRESVAVQAMACEGQRLAVNLTINAAQHPSCEADLATLAAHTNLRLALQGASFYLQAVHTERSHVFHTRPGRRHNGMRFLYMALGGVGVSVVCVGLAGLVFAVYHRCAARRDKLVFTDDRSAYTPASSSRGHGRRGEADHRVRFADSHSFKVNMYRSYSDLSSPDLFQDLKDPEAKARTRRTREEVWEESFSHTSQEYTSVRGVADLTSSFRSDEPALHPLLLNGRPNPAGDVVDAAARTPKAGDKPGTKSPGTKPGVPPKPGGKAGREEGRPGVRKGEGEGRRDKASIPPGSPGVSRNVLERMDHLFASALTASVPDMDVTPSHATVSVSELYSFTTLATPNTTSTSTSSLYTHAPTPRPHPPPPRSAGEGKAPPPVSGSSDSLCLTRITFMEMCVWPDSPRPPQGKREARKGGTCQDGK; via the exons atggaagatgaggagggcGACAGAGCAGGAGGCGGTGCAGCAGGTGAAGTGACGGAGGGCGGTGTTGAGGAGTCAGGCAGCGTGACGGCCATGGGTGGTCGGTGggtgcgggtggtggcggtgctgcgCGGGGACTGCAGCGCTGTGAACATGTCCGACACGCGGCGTGTGTTCGCGGAGTTCGTGGCGTCGCTGTCGTCGCTGCTGCTGTACGGGCGTGAGAGCGTGGCGGTGCAGGCCATGGCGTGTGAGGGGCAGCGGCTGGCCGTCAACCTCACCATCAACGCCGCCCAACACCCGAGCTGCGAGGCGGACCTGGCCACGCTCGCCGCCCACACCAACCTGCGGCTGGCCCTGCAAGGCGCCTCCTTCTACCTGCAGGCCGTGCACACCGAGCGCTCCCACGTGTTCCACACCAGGCCGGGCCGCAGGCACAACGGCATGCGCTTCCTCTACATGGCCCTGGGCGGCGTGGGCGTGTCTGTGGTGTGCGTGGGCTTGGCGGGCTTAGTGTTCGCAGTGTACCACCGCTGCGCCGCCCGCAGGGATAAGCTGGTGTTCACGGATGACCGCAGCGCCTACACGCCCGCCTCTTCCTCCCGGGGCCACGGGAGGCGCGGCGAAGCGGACCACCGCGTCAGGTTCGCAGACTCTCACTCCTTCAAGGTGAACATGTACCGCAGCTACAGTGACCTCAGCTCCCCTGACCTCTTCCAGGACTTGAAGGATCCCGAGGCCAAGGCCAGGACTCGCAGGACGCgggaggaggtgtgggaggagtCCTTCTCCCACACCTCGCAGGAGTACACCTCCGTCAGGGGCGTCGCtgacctcacctcctccttcaggtcAGACGAACCCGCCCTGCACCCGCTCCTGCTCAACGGACGCCCCAACCCTGCCGGGGACGTGGTGGACGCTGCCGCCAGGACACCCAAGGCGGGGGACAAGCCAGGCACCAAGTCCCCGGGCACAAAGCCAGGTGTGCCGCCCAAGCCAGGCGGCAaggcggggagggaggagggcaggCCTGGCGTGAGGAAGGGCGAGGGTGAGGGGCGAAGAGACAAGGCGTCCATTCCCCCCGGGTCACCTGGCGTGAGCCGGAACGTGCTGGAGCGCATGGACCACCTGTTCGCCAGCGCCCTCACCGCCAGCGTGCCGGACATGGACGTCACGCCCTCCCACGCCACCGTCAGCGTCTCAGAGCTCTACTCCTTCACCACCCTCGCCACccccaacaccacctccacctccacctcctccctgtacACCCACGCCCCCACGCCCCGCCCACACCCACCCCCACCCAGGAGCGCAGGGGAGGGGAAAGCACCCCCGCCAGTGTCTGGCTCCAGTGACAGTCTGTGTCTGACTCGCATCACCTTCATGG agatgtgtgtgtggcctGACAGTCCCCGACCACcgcaggggaagagggaggcgcGGAAGGGAGGAACATGTCAGGACGGGAAGTGA
- the LOC123515384 gene encoding protein draper-like has protein sequence MRLRFLVVLLVLLVGVAAAASLQETDADVEQREADEDEARIGNTRDDEEDEEDEEDEDDEDDEDDEDDEEEEDTLKTRDEGDPEEGEKPVVFPGLARSAGTNETDAVEGTGEAQERLLINLVPKCSLQKTCQNRQGNCRTEWCSRWEEEVPGGCSGQGCRCCARRTAPVCSKDYRCDREGGECKSECAWGEHPTAWAVCQNQGCKCCVPDKRVCVTGYHCQNRDGRCKDKCDANEFVAPELYCSGQGCHCCCPRQQRCPADSSCRGPNGERGECKERCSFSETELGGYCKNSNCKCCVTNPKQCVRDWRCKEAGGVCKEWCGSNEKLLNAGCYGGPHCQCCVPAKPPQPKCIDEWCRDSGGQCKSICSSDEEEINGACKGENCWCCAPRQPQCWRKKKCKKQGGKCRQNCLGNERLVANGCEGKDCWCCVQKKCKNNKRCDKHEGKCSKQVCDPEWDRIVPGACFGGDDCQCCAPQKCIISGRCAYHNGVCRKKCRKGESADPYGGCLGSIFGAKCHCCVPSWKMSEISADKNFEVFDDEE, from the exons aTGAGGCTGAGGttcctggtggtgctgctggtgctgctggtgggcgTGGCGGCGGCTGCGTCACTGCAAGAGACCGACGCTGACGTGGAACAAAGGGAGGCTGACGAGGACGAGGCGAGGATTGGGAACACTCGCgacgatgaagaagatgaagaagatgaagaagatgaggacgatgaagacgatgaagacgatgaagacgatgaggaggaggaggatacactGAAAACAAGAGACGAAGGTGATCCAGAAGAAGGTGAAAAGCCAGTTGTCTTTCCTGGACTGGCGAGAAGCGCCGGTACTAATGAG ACGGATGCTGtagaag GTACAGGTGAGGCGCAGGAAAGGCTGCTGATCAATTTGGTGCCGAAGTGTTCTCTGCAGAAGACGTGCCAGAACCGGCAGGGGAACTGCAGGACTGAATGGTGCTCgcgctgggaggaggaggtgcccgGAGGATGCAGTGGCCAAGGATGCAGGTGCTGTGCTCGTAGGACTGCACCTG TGTGCAGTAAGGActacaggtgtgacagggagggCGGCGAATGTAAGTCTGAGTGTGCGTGGGGCGAGCATCCTACTGCGTGGGCCGTGTGTCAAAACCAGGGCTGCAAGTGCTGTGTGCCCGACAAGAGAG TGTGTGTGACGGGGTACCACTGCCAGAACAGAGACGGAAGATGCAAGGACAAATGTGATGCTAATGAGTTTGTTGCTCCGGAGTTGTACTGCTCTGGTCAAGgatgccactgctgctgcccgcGCCAACAAC GCTGCCCCGCTGACAGCAGCTGTAGGGGACCaaatggagagaggggagagtgcaAGGAGAGGTGCAGCTTCAGCGAGACGGAGCTGGGCGGGTATTGTAAAAACAGCAATTGTAAGTGCTGTGTGACCAACCCCAAAC AGTGTGTGCGGGACTGGCGGTGCAAGGAGGCCGGCGGGGTGTGCAAGGAGTGGTGTGGGAGCAACGAGAAGCTTTTGAACGCTGGGTGTTACGGTGGACCACACTGTCAATGCTGCGTCCCGGCCAAACCCCCACAGCCCA AGTGCATTGACGAGTGGTGCAGGGACTCTGGCGGACAGTGCAAGTCGATATGCAGCTCAGATGAGGAGGAAATCAACGGAGCCTGCAAAGGAGAAAACTGCTGGTGTTGCGCGCCCAGACAACCTC AgtgctggaggaagaagaaatgcaagAAGCAAGGCGGCAAATGTCGGCAGAACTGTTTGGGGAACGAGCGCTTGGTGGCGAACGGATGCGAGGGAAAGGACTGCTGGTGTTGTGTGCAGAAGA agtgcaagaacaacaagaggtGCGACAAACATGAGGGTAAATGCTCCAAACAGGTGTGTGACCCGGAGTGGGATCGCATTGTTCCTGGCGCTTGCTTCGGAGGGGATGACTGCCAATGCTGCGCCCcccaga aGTGTATCATCTCTGGGCGGTGCGCGTATCACAACGGTGTGTGTCGCAAGAAGTGCCGGAAGGGAGAGTCAGCTGATCCTTACGGCGGCTGTCTTGGGAGTATCTTTGGCGCGAAGTGTCATTGCTGTGTGCCCTCAT GGAAGATGTCAGAGATATCAGCTGACAAGAACTTTGAAGTCTTTGATGATGAAGAATAA